The Anopheles merus strain MAF unplaced genomic scaffold, AmerM5.1 LNR4000359, whole genome shotgun sequence genome window below encodes:
- the LOC121602209 gene encoding uncharacterized protein LOC121602209 isoform X1, with translation MSREVYSTGQTNSNTTGTRSPGRSTRRLTELPTVDKSPSRDYGGIRGRPLGPNIHQSHSGTNSPLNYSWKSYPHHNSFTAMGSPYYRDMDEPISPAGGHHRSRSATRAPTHSLEYPREQLRTRYQSLDRGLVDPHDREFIPIREPRDRSRDRSLERGLYLEEELYGRPPRQAMPERGYLGDLQVQNGELQRELGNLKKELELTNQKLGSSMHSIKTFWSPELKKERALRKEESAKYSLINDQLKLLNSENQKQAMLVRQLEEELRLRMRAPNIEMQQQMEALYAENEHLQREISILRDTIKVTKYQKKNHYFTLFYMVIHSKP, from the exons ATGTCTCGCGAAGTCTACAGCACAGGTCAAACAAACTCAAACACTACCGGTACTAGAAGCCCTGGTCGATCAACGAGACGATTAACTGAACTGCCGACTGTTGACAAGTCGCCTTCACGAGACTACGGCGGAATCCGAGGAAGACCTTTAG GGCCCAATATACACCAATCACACTCAGGAACTAATTCTCCGCTAAACTACAGCTGGAAGTCTTATCCACACCATAATTCATTTACAGCCATGGGTAGTCCATATTATCGAGATATGGACGAGCCCATCAGCCCTGCTGGTGGCCACCATCGCAGTAGAAGTGCAACTCGAGCTCCCACGCACTCGTTGGAGTATCCTCGCGAGCAATTGA GAACTCGTTATCAGTCATTGGATAGGGGTCTCGTTGATCCACACGATCGTGAATTCATACCGATACGAGAACCACGTGATCGTTCTCGTGATCGGTCATTGGAAAGGGGACTGTATCTAGAGGAGGAACTCTATGGCCGACCACCTAGGCAAG caATGCCGGAACGAGGATATCTAGGCGATTTACAGGTTCAAAATGGAGAGCTGCAACGCGAACTGGGAAATCTTAAAAAAGAGCTCGAACTCACGAATCAAAAGCTCGGAAGCTCAATGCATAGCATCAAAACATTCTGGTCGCCCGAACTAAAGAAAGAGCGTGCTCTTCGAAAAGAGGAAAGTGCTAAATACAGCCTGATCAATGATCAGTTAAAACTGCTTAATAGTGAAAATCAG AAACAAGCAATGTTGGTAAGGCAACTTGAAGAAGAGCTTAGATTACGAATGAGGGCACCGAATATAGAAATGCAACAACAAATGGAGGCTTTATATGCAGAAAATGAACACCTCCAACGAGAAATATCAATATTGCGCGATACTATTAAGGTAACAAAAtatcagaaaaaaaatcattattttactCTTTTTTATATGGTTATACATTCAAAGCCCTGA
- the LOC121602209 gene encoding uncharacterized protein LOC121602209 isoform X2, whose amino-acid sequence MSREVYSTGQTNSNTTGTRSPGRSTRRLTELPTVDKSPSRDYGGIRGRPLAMGSPYYRDMDEPISPAGGHHRSRSATRAPTHSLEYPREQLRTRYQSLDRGLVDPHDREFIPIREPRDRSRDRSLERGLYLEEELYGRPPRQAMPERGYLGDLQVQNGELQRELGNLKKELELTNQKLGSSMHSIKTFWSPELKKERALRKEESAKYSLINDQLKLLNSENQKQAMLVRQLEEELRLRMRAPNIEMQQQMEALYAENEHLQREISILRDTIKVTKYQKKNHYFTLFYMVIHSKP is encoded by the exons ATGTCTCGCGAAGTCTACAGCACAGGTCAAACAAACTCAAACACTACCGGTACTAGAAGCCCTGGTCGATCAACGAGACGATTAACTGAACTGCCGACTGTTGACAAGTCGCCTTCACGAGACTACGGCGGAATCCGAGGAAGACCTTTAG CCATGGGTAGTCCATATTATCGAGATATGGACGAGCCCATCAGCCCTGCTGGTGGCCACCATCGCAGTAGAAGTGCAACTCGAGCTCCCACGCACTCGTTGGAGTATCCTCGCGAGCAATTGA GAACTCGTTATCAGTCATTGGATAGGGGTCTCGTTGATCCACACGATCGTGAATTCATACCGATACGAGAACCACGTGATCGTTCTCGTGATCGGTCATTGGAAAGGGGACTGTATCTAGAGGAGGAACTCTATGGCCGACCACCTAGGCAAG caATGCCGGAACGAGGATATCTAGGCGATTTACAGGTTCAAAATGGAGAGCTGCAACGCGAACTGGGAAATCTTAAAAAAGAGCTCGAACTCACGAATCAAAAGCTCGGAAGCTCAATGCATAGCATCAAAACATTCTGGTCGCCCGAACTAAAGAAAGAGCGTGCTCTTCGAAAAGAGGAAAGTGCTAAATACAGCCTGATCAATGATCAGTTAAAACTGCTTAATAGTGAAAATCAG AAACAAGCAATGTTGGTAAGGCAACTTGAAGAAGAGCTTAGATTACGAATGAGGGCACCGAATATAGAAATGCAACAACAAATGGAGGCTTTATATGCAGAAAATGAACACCTCCAACGAGAAATATCAATATTGCGCGATACTATTAAGGTAACAAAAtatcagaaaaaaaatcattattttactCTTTTTTATATGGTTATACATTCAAAGCCCTGA
- the LOC121602209 gene encoding uncharacterized protein LOC121602209 isoform X3, producing the protein MGSPYYRDMDEPISPAGGHHRSRSATRAPTHSLEYPREQLRTRYQSLDRGLVDPHDREFIPIREPRDRSRDRSLERGLYLEEELYGRPPRQAMPERGYLGDLQVQNGELQRELGNLKKELELTNQKLGSSMHSIKTFWSPELKKERALRKEESAKYSLINDQLKLLNSENQKQAMLVRQLEEELRLRMRAPNIEMQQQMEALYAENEHLQREISILRDTIKVTKYQKKNHYFTLFYMVIHSKP; encoded by the exons ATGGGTAGTCCATATTATCGAGATATGGACGAGCCCATCAGCCCTGCTGGTGGCCACCATCGCAGTAGAAGTGCAACTCGAGCTCCCACGCACTCGTTGGAGTATCCTCGCGAGCAATTGA GAACTCGTTATCAGTCATTGGATAGGGGTCTCGTTGATCCACACGATCGTGAATTCATACCGATACGAGAACCACGTGATCGTTCTCGTGATCGGTCATTGGAAAGGGGACTGTATCTAGAGGAGGAACTCTATGGCCGACCACCTAGGCAAG caATGCCGGAACGAGGATATCTAGGCGATTTACAGGTTCAAAATGGAGAGCTGCAACGCGAACTGGGAAATCTTAAAAAAGAGCTCGAACTCACGAATCAAAAGCTCGGAAGCTCAATGCATAGCATCAAAACATTCTGGTCGCCCGAACTAAAGAAAGAGCGTGCTCTTCGAAAAGAGGAAAGTGCTAAATACAGCCTGATCAATGATCAGTTAAAACTGCTTAATAGTGAAAATCAG AAACAAGCAATGTTGGTAAGGCAACTTGAAGAAGAGCTTAGATTACGAATGAGGGCACCGAATATAGAAATGCAACAACAAATGGAGGCTTTATATGCAGAAAATGAACACCTCCAACGAGAAATATCAATATTGCGCGATACTATTAAGGTAACAAAAtatcagaaaaaaaatcattattttactCTTTTTTATATGGTTATACATTCAAAGCCCTGA